The Actinomadura sp. WMMB 499 genome includes a window with the following:
- a CDS encoding two-component system response regulator, with amino-acid sequence MDDKAKILLVDDREENLIALEAILSSLDQDLVRARSGEEALKALLTDEYAVILLDVVMPGMDGFETARDIKRRKKTRDLPIIFLTAVNSDPDYAFRGYAAGAVDFISKPFDPWVLRAKVSVFVELHTKNKQLRDQTTLLREQSALLREQSTLLEARPAEESGPAARRALAGRLDELLTPVEEQAELLGKRVPPALRAEVDELDRRLSGLRDALAAEEAPVEGAAAGDVPAGES; translated from the coding sequence GTGGACGACAAGGCGAAGATCCTGCTCGTGGACGACCGCGAGGAGAACCTCATCGCGCTGGAGGCCATCCTCAGCTCCCTCGATCAGGACCTGGTCCGGGCCCGGTCGGGCGAGGAGGCGCTCAAGGCGCTGCTCACCGACGAGTACGCGGTCATCCTGCTGGACGTCGTCATGCCGGGTATGGACGGGTTCGAGACGGCCCGCGACATCAAGCGGCGCAAGAAGACCCGTGACCTGCCGATCATCTTCCTCACCGCGGTCAACAGCGACCCCGACTACGCGTTCCGCGGGTACGCGGCGGGCGCGGTCGACTTCATCTCCAAGCCCTTCGACCCGTGGGTGCTGCGGGCCAAGGTGTCGGTGTTCGTCGAGCTGCACACCAAGAACAAGCAGCTCCGGGACCAGACGACCCTGCTGCGCGAGCAGTCCGCGCTGCTGCGGGAGCAGTCGACGCTGCTGGAGGCGCGCCCGGCGGAGGAGTCGGGCCCGGCGGCGCGGCGGGCGCTCGCCGGGCGGCTCGACGAGTTGCTGACGCCCGTCGAGGAGCAGGCCGAGCTGCTCGGCAAGCGGGTGCCGCCGGCGCTGCGCGCCGAGGTCGACGAGCTCGACCGGCGGCTGTCCGGGCTGCGCGACGCCCTCGCCGCCGAGGAGGCCCCCGTCGAAGGGGCCGCGGCGGGGGACGTCCCCGCCGGGGAGTCCTGA